In Streptomyces sp. NBC_01439, the following are encoded in one genomic region:
- a CDS encoding dipeptidase: MSDTPPDSVVRTYIDTHRAAFLDDLAEWLRIPSVSAQPEHAGDVRRSAEWLAAKLKETGFPVAEVWETPGAPAVFAHWPSEDPHAPTVLVYGHHDVQPAALADGWHTDPFEPVVQGGRMYARGAADDKGQVFFHTLGVRAHLAATGAAAPAVHLKLLIEGEEESGSPNFRDLIEARAAELAADVVIVSDTGMWSETTPTVCTGMRGVADCEIDFHGPDQDIHSGAFGGAVPNPATVAARLVASLHDADGRVTIPGFYDNIAELTDAERALIDELPFDESEWLRTAKSHAAAGEAGYSTLERVWARPTAEVNGIGGGYQGPGGKTIVPASAHLKLSFRLVSGQDPYEVEAAVRDWVAAGIPAGIRHSITFGAPTRPCLTPLDHPALQSVVRAMGRAFGEKIRFTREGGSGPAADLQDVLDAPVLFLGISVPSDGWHAPNEKVELDLLLKGVETTAYLWGDLAAHHRTTA, from the coding sequence ATGAGCGACACCCCGCCGGACAGCGTCGTCCGCACGTACATCGACACACACCGCGCCGCCTTCCTCGACGACCTCGCCGAGTGGCTCCGCATCCCCTCCGTCTCGGCCCAGCCCGAGCACGCGGGCGACGTACGCCGCAGCGCCGAATGGCTCGCGGCCAAGCTCAAGGAGACCGGCTTCCCGGTCGCCGAGGTGTGGGAGACCCCCGGCGCGCCCGCCGTCTTCGCGCACTGGCCGAGCGAGGACCCGCACGCCCCGACCGTCCTCGTGTACGGGCACCACGACGTGCAGCCCGCCGCCCTCGCCGACGGCTGGCACACCGACCCGTTCGAGCCGGTGGTCCAGGGCGGCCGCATGTACGCGCGCGGCGCCGCCGACGACAAGGGGCAGGTGTTCTTCCACACCCTCGGGGTACGGGCGCACCTGGCGGCCACCGGCGCCGCCGCCCCCGCCGTTCACCTCAAGCTCCTCATCGAGGGCGAGGAGGAGTCCGGCTCGCCGAACTTCCGCGACCTCATCGAGGCCCGCGCCGCCGAGCTCGCCGCCGACGTCGTGATCGTCTCCGACACCGGCATGTGGTCCGAGACCACCCCCACCGTCTGCACCGGCATGCGCGGCGTCGCCGACTGCGAGATCGACTTCCACGGCCCGGACCAGGACATCCACTCCGGCGCCTTCGGCGGGGCCGTGCCCAATCCGGCCACCGTCGCCGCCCGCCTGGTCGCCTCCCTGCACGACGCCGACGGGCGGGTCACGATCCCCGGCTTCTACGACAACATCGCCGAGCTGACGGACGCGGAGCGCGCGCTCATCGACGAGCTGCCCTTCGACGAGTCCGAGTGGCTGCGCACGGCCAAGTCCCACGCGGCCGCGGGCGAGGCCGGGTACTCCACCCTGGAGCGCGTCTGGGCCCGCCCCACGGCCGAGGTCAACGGCATCGGCGGCGGCTACCAGGGCCCCGGCGGCAAGACCATCGTGCCGGCCTCCGCCCACCTGAAGCTGTCGTTCCGGCTGGTGTCCGGGCAGGACCCGTACGAGGTCGAGGCGGCCGTCCGGGACTGGGTCGCGGCCGGGATCCCGGCCGGGATCCGCCACTCCATCACCTTCGGCGCGCCGACCCGCCCGTGCCTGACCCCGCTGGACCACCCGGCCCTGCAGTCGGTCGTCCGGGCCATGGGCCGCGCCTTCGGCGAGAAGATCCGCTTCACGCGGGAGGGCGGCTCCGGCCCCGCGGCGGACCTCCAGGACGTCCTGGACGCACCCGTCCTCTTCCTCGGCATCTCGGTCCCGTCCGACGGCTGGCACGCTCCCAACGAGAAGGTCGAGCTGGACCTCCTGCTGAAGGGCGTCGAGACGACCGCGTACCTGTGGGGAGACCTCGCCGCCCACCACCGAACCACCGCCTGA
- a CDS encoding UvrD-helicase domain-containing protein, with product MPARPPALSDPEQLKELLGIPFTPEQMACVTAPPAPQVVVAGAGSGKTTVMAARVVWLVGTGAVAPEQVLGLTFTNKAAGELSERVRKALARAGITDPDPSPADADAVGGEPRISTYHAFAGQLLKDHGLRIGLEPSSRLLADATRFQLAAKVLREAPGPYPSLTKSVPDLVGDLLALDGELSEHLVEPEHLRLHDTGLLDVLAGTKLTNEDLRKVPEAVRGRIELLELVVRYRAAKRSRDLFDFSDQIALSAQLATTRPEVGALLREEFRVVLLDEYQDTSVAQRLLLSGLFGAGSGHAVTAVGDPCQAIYGWRGASVANLDDFPEHFPHADGTLATRLSLSENRRSGGRLLDLANGLAAPLRAMHEGVEALRPAPGAEAAGQVRCALLETHAQELDWLADSVAHLVRTGTEPREIAVLCRSAGDFAQIQAVLVDRDVPVEVVGLSGLLHLPEVADLVAVCEVLQDPGANASLVRLLIGPRWRIGARDLALLGRRARLLVSRAPAGSDPDERLAAAVEGVDPAEIVSLADALETFLDGAGQAPDDLPFSAEARIRFAHLAQELRDLRRSLADPLMDVLHRVLTATGLEVELSASPHALAARRRETLSNFMDVAAGFAALDGEATLLAFLAFLRTAAQYEKGLDHALPGGENTVKVLTAHKSKGLEWDVVVVPDLCAGAFPKEKPPEAWTSYAKVLPYALRGDAPTLPGVPAWTSAGLKAFKAALKDHKSVEELRLGYVTFTRPRSLLLASGHWWGPSQKKRRGPSPFLEALYEHCAAGFGEIEAWADEPDPTAENPALSGDSTPDHSWPLPLDPYSLTLRRAAAALVESYLAAPPPEEDEYLWPPDCEEPWPAEDPWEPDPADDPWPSGPPVTATEPSEPDARARADDPYEPAAGTRPAPEARPGEAWPPPGTVRLPADASAVTGPDPDDLWSGEARARTPADASGAAGPDSDDPWAVEAWAEALPGDDAATRDSHGPRGGTPGPGRGRAGDDLPAAPGAPLDGPRPGASPAAAGAAVPTPRAEAVVPAGSRSVPEGDDLWADEATAGAGAAVPHPRPVTADPAGGDLVPDEARAVASWDRDLDALEGELRRARAAVRDVELPSALSASQLLRLAADEQGFARDLARPMPRPPQPAARQGTRFHAWVESRFDELPLPFLDVLDPVTDLPGAGSDQEIVDEADLDSLKAAFERSPYADRPPHRMEAPVQLTLAGRVVRGRIDAVYRNPDGSYEIVDWKTGRTTQADPLQLAVYRVAWAEATNTPLERVSAAFLHVRSGRVIRPRNLPDRAGLERILQGEPDPDGDQQADG from the coding sequence GTGCCCGCGCGTCCGCCCGCCCTCTCCGACCCCGAGCAGCTCAAGGAGCTCCTCGGGATCCCCTTCACGCCCGAGCAGATGGCGTGCGTCACCGCCCCGCCCGCCCCGCAGGTCGTCGTCGCGGGCGCCGGCTCCGGCAAGACCACCGTCATGGCCGCCCGCGTCGTCTGGCTCGTCGGTACCGGCGCGGTCGCACCCGAACAGGTGCTCGGCCTGACCTTCACCAACAAGGCCGCCGGCGAACTGTCCGAGCGCGTGCGCAAGGCCCTCGCGCGGGCGGGCATCACCGACCCGGACCCCTCCCCGGCGGACGCGGACGCGGTCGGCGGCGAGCCCCGCATCTCCACCTACCACGCCTTCGCCGGGCAGCTCCTGAAGGACCACGGCCTGCGCATCGGCCTGGAGCCCAGCTCCCGGCTGCTCGCCGACGCCACCCGCTTCCAGCTCGCCGCGAAAGTGCTGCGCGAGGCCCCCGGCCCGTACCCCTCGCTCACCAAGTCGGTCCCCGACCTGGTCGGCGACCTCCTCGCGCTCGACGGGGAACTCTCCGAGCACTTGGTCGAGCCCGAGCACCTGCGCCTGCACGACACCGGACTGCTCGACGTGCTCGCCGGCACCAAGCTCACCAACGAGGACCTCCGCAAGGTTCCGGAGGCCGTGCGCGGCCGCATCGAGCTGCTGGAACTGGTCGTCCGCTACCGCGCCGCCAAACGCTCCCGAGACCTCTTCGACTTCAGCGACCAGATAGCCCTCTCCGCGCAGCTCGCCACCACCCGGCCCGAGGTGGGGGCGCTGCTGCGCGAGGAGTTCCGGGTGGTCCTGCTCGACGAGTACCAGGACACCTCCGTCGCACAGCGGTTGCTGCTGTCCGGCCTCTTCGGCGCGGGCTCCGGCCACGCCGTGACCGCCGTCGGCGACCCCTGCCAGGCGATCTACGGCTGGCGCGGGGCCTCCGTCGCCAACCTCGACGACTTCCCGGAACACTTCCCGCACGCCGACGGGACCCTCGCCACCCGGCTCTCCCTCAGCGAGAACCGGCGCAGCGGCGGCCGCCTGCTGGACCTGGCCAATGGACTCGCCGCCCCGCTGCGCGCCATGCACGAAGGCGTGGAGGCGCTGCGTCCGGCGCCGGGCGCGGAGGCCGCCGGGCAGGTCCGCTGCGCCCTGCTGGAGACCCACGCACAGGAGCTCGACTGGCTCGCCGACTCCGTCGCCCACCTGGTCCGCACCGGGACGGAGCCGCGCGAGATCGCCGTACTGTGCCGCTCCGCCGGAGACTTCGCCCAGATCCAGGCCGTGCTGGTGGACCGGGACGTGCCCGTCGAGGTCGTCGGCCTCTCCGGGCTGCTGCACCTGCCCGAGGTCGCCGACCTCGTCGCCGTCTGCGAGGTCCTCCAGGACCCGGGCGCCAACGCCTCCCTGGTCCGGCTCCTGATCGGCCCGCGGTGGCGGATTGGCGCGCGCGACCTGGCCCTGCTGGGCCGCCGGGCGCGGCTCCTGGTGAGCCGCGCGCCCGCCGGGTCCGACCCGGACGAACGCCTCGCGGCGGCCGTGGAGGGCGTGGACCCGGCGGAGATCGTCTCGCTGGCCGACGCCCTGGAGACCTTCCTCGACGGCGCCGGGCAGGCCCCGGACGACCTCCCCTTCTCGGCGGAAGCGCGGATCCGCTTCGCGCACCTCGCCCAGGAACTGCGCGACCTGCGGCGCTCCCTCGCGGACCCGCTGATGGACGTCCTGCACCGGGTGCTGACCGCCACCGGCCTGGAGGTGGAGCTGTCGGCCTCCCCGCACGCGCTGGCGGCCCGCCGGCGCGAGACGCTGTCGAACTTCATGGACGTGGCGGCCGGTTTCGCCGCCCTCGACGGCGAGGCCACGCTGCTGGCCTTCCTGGCGTTCCTGCGCACGGCCGCCCAGTACGAGAAGGGCCTGGACCACGCGCTGCCCGGCGGCGAGAACACGGTCAAGGTGCTCACCGCCCACAAGTCCAAGGGCCTGGAGTGGGACGTGGTGGTGGTTCCGGACCTGTGCGCCGGCGCCTTCCCGAAGGAGAAGCCGCCGGAGGCCTGGACCTCGTACGCGAAGGTGCTCCCGTACGCGCTGCGCGGCGACGCGCCCACCCTGCCCGGGGTTCCGGCCTGGACCTCGGCGGGGTTGAAGGCCTTCAAGGCCGCGCTCAAGGACCACAAGTCGGTGGAGGAGCTCCGCCTCGGCTACGTGACCTTCACGCGGCCGCGCTCCCTGCTGCTGGCTTCGGGCCACTGGTGGGGCCCGAGCCAGAAGAAGCGCCGCGGCCCGTCGCCGTTCCTCGAAGCCCTGTACGAGCACTGCGCGGCCGGTTTCGGCGAGATCGAGGCCTGGGCGGACGAGCCCGACCCCACCGCCGAGAACCCGGCGCTGTCCGGCGATTCCACCCCGGACCACTCCTGGCCGCTCCCGCTCGACCCGTACTCCCTCACCCTGCGCCGCGCGGCGGCGGCCCTGGTGGAGTCCTACCTCGCGGCCCCGCCCCCGGAGGAGGACGAGTACCTCTGGCCCCCGGACTGCGAGGAGCCGTGGCCGGCCGAAGACCCCTGGGAACCGGACCCCGCCGACGACCCCTGGCCCTCCGGGCCCCCGGTCACGGCCACCGAGCCTTCCGAGCCCGATGCCCGGGCCCGGGCCGACGACCCCTACGAGCCTGCGGCCGGCACGCGGCCCGCACCCGAAGCCCGGCCCGGCGAAGCCTGGCCGCCGCCGGGCACCGTCCGACTGCCCGCCGACGCGTCCGCCGTCACGGGGCCGGACCCCGACGACCTCTGGTCCGGCGAGGCCCGGGCCCGTACGCCCGCCGACGCGTCGGGGGCCGCCGGGCCGGACTCCGACGACCCCTGGGCGGTCGAGGCCTGGGCCGAAGCCCTGCCCGGGGACGACGCTGCCACGCGGGATTCCCACGGGCCCCGGGGCGGTACCCCGGGTCCGGGACGGGGCAGGGCAGGGGACGACCTCCCGGCCGCCCCCGGCGCGCCGCTCGACGGCCCCCGGCCCGGAGCATCCCCGGCCGCCGCGGGAGCGGCCGTGCCGACCCCCCGCGCCGAGGCGGTCGTACCCGCCGGGAGCCGGTCCGTCCCGGAGGGCGACGACCTGTGGGCCGACGAGGCCACCGCCGGCGCCGGCGCGGCCGTGCCGCATCCGCGTCCTGTGACGGCCGACCCCGCCGGAGGCGACCTGGTTCCCGACGAGGCCCGCGCCGTCGCCTCCTGGGACCGTGATCTCGACGCCCTCGAGGGCGAGCTCCGCCGTGCCCGCGCGGCCGTTCGTGACGTCGAGCTGCCGTCCGCCCTGTCCGCCAGCCAGCTGCTCCGGCTCGCCGCCGACGAGCAGGGCTTCGCGCGCGACCTCGCCCGGCCCATGCCGCGGCCCCCGCAGCCCGCCGCCCGCCAGGGCACCCGGTTCCACGCCTGGGTCGAGTCCCGGTTCGACGAGCTGCCGTTGCCGTTCCTCGACGTCCTCGACCCCGTCACCGACCTCCCCGGCGCAGGCTCCGACCAGGAGATCGTCGACGAGGCCGACCTCGACTCCCTCAAGGCCGCCTTCGAACGCAGCCCGTACGCGGACCGACCCCCCCACCGCATGGAGGCCCCGGTCCAGCTCACCCTCGCCGGCCGGGTCGTGCGCGGCCGGATCGACGCCGTCTACCGCAACCCGGACGGCTCGTACGAGATCGTCGACTGGAAGACCGGCCGCACCACCCAGGCCGACCCCCTCCAGCTCGCCGTCTACCGCGTGGCCTGGGCCGAGGCCACGAACACCCCGCTCGAGCGGGTCTCCGCCGCCTTCCTGCACGTCCGCAGCGGCCGCGTGATCCGCCCCCGAAACCTCCCGGACCGCGCCGGCCTTGAGCGGATCCTCCAAGGCGAACCGGACCCGGACGGTGACCAGCAGGCGGACGGCTAG
- a CDS encoding UvrD-helicase domain-containing protein, with the protein MRTGPERVDPPVLDAAQRAVVDHAGGPLLVLAGPGTGKTTTLVEAVTARVEAGADPARILILTFSRKAAVELRDRAALRLGGARAPQATTFHSFCYGLVRAHQDTDLFADPLRLLSGPEQDVMVRTLLEGQRRIRSIRWPDDLRAALTTRGFADEVRAVLARARELGLGPQALSSFADRIGRPDWKAAAAFLSEYLDVLDMQGTLDYAELLHRAVLLAERTPSLASAYDAIFVDEYQDTDASQLRLLRALTGPGGTLVAFGDPDQSIYAFRGADINNVLDFGSAFPGAQVKALTVGRRSGAALLAATRLLTTRMPVPRLPAEAVRAHRNLAPVREGGRVEVFTYPTAGAELDNIADVLRRAHLEDGVPWQDMAVLVRAGGRTLPAMRRALISAGVPVETDGADTPLRHEPAVAPLLTALRVSATEAEPGADLPEAEPAAAEPGLGQSPAVSDAVEAGPGQAADPGVSHAVGSDPGRSPEAPTGSADPAPAVPSAPQEGADAVELGPGGRVGELSRAFGAGGREAPPAEGEPDAVEAGSGRSPGDPGDPGVSGVSGVSDAVGSDPGRSPEAPTGSADASPSALQDQPDAVEAGPGRSSVGPADPAGGVTVEAALTLLASPLGGMDAADLRRLGRALREEERAAGVKVPAPSDVLLARALAEPERLTAHDPAYARGAQRLGLLLRKARELLQGGGTAEEALWVLWDGTPWPQRLERSARRGGPAGRNADRDLDAVCALFDTAARAEERTGGRGALNFLEQLEAEDIAADTLTARATRSDAVRLMTAHRSKGLEWSLVVVASVQEGLWPDLRRRGSLLEADRIGRDGLAEPLTPGALLAEERRLFYVAATRARDRLVVTAVKAPADDGDQPSRFLTELGVPPRDVTARPRRPLAVAALVAELRATTVDPAASPALRDAAARRLARLAALTDDEDRPLVPAAHPQRWWGLYEPTRSSVPLRDRDRPVALSGSALEQLANTCSLQWFLGREVKADTPSTAAQGFGNVVHVLADEVASGRTPADLAVLMERLDSVWDALAFDAPWKSRQEKDNARAALERFLRWHTTDRGGRAAVATEHEFDVTLEAGEVAVRIRGSMDRVESDPQGRAYVVDFKTGKSAPTKDEVARHPQLAVYQLAVREGAVDEAFDGLRPAPGGAELVQLRQGAAVREGGDAVPKVQAQQPLDGEWVGDLLATAAGRVLDERFAPAAGRHCDHCSFRSSCSARPEGRQTIE; encoded by the coding sequence GTGCGCACCGGGCCGGAACGGGTGGATCCTCCTGTGCTGGACGCAGCACAGCGCGCGGTGGTTGACCACGCCGGCGGACCGCTGCTGGTCCTCGCCGGACCGGGCACCGGAAAGACGACCACGCTGGTCGAAGCCGTCACCGCCCGGGTGGAAGCGGGCGCCGACCCCGCCCGGATCCTCATCCTCACCTTCAGCCGCAAGGCGGCGGTGGAACTGCGCGACCGGGCCGCCCTGCGGCTCGGCGGCGCGCGCGCCCCGCAGGCCACCACCTTCCACTCCTTCTGCTACGGACTGGTCCGCGCCCACCAGGACACCGACCTCTTCGCCGACCCGCTGCGGCTGCTGTCCGGCCCCGAGCAGGACGTGATGGTCCGTACCCTCCTCGAGGGCCAGCGCCGGATCCGCTCCATCCGCTGGCCGGACGACCTGCGCGCCGCGCTGACCACGCGCGGGTTCGCCGACGAGGTCCGGGCGGTGCTCGCCCGTGCCCGCGAGCTGGGCCTCGGGCCGCAGGCCCTCTCCTCGTTCGCCGACCGCATCGGCCGCCCGGACTGGAAGGCGGCGGCGGCCTTCCTCTCCGAGTACCTCGACGTCCTCGACATGCAGGGCACGCTGGACTACGCGGAACTCCTGCACCGGGCGGTGCTCCTCGCGGAACGCACGCCGTCCCTCGCCTCCGCCTACGACGCGATCTTCGTCGACGAGTACCAGGACACGGACGCTTCGCAGCTGCGGCTGCTGCGCGCCCTCACCGGCCCGGGCGGCACGCTGGTCGCCTTCGGCGATCCCGACCAGTCGATCTACGCCTTCCGCGGCGCCGACATCAACAACGTCCTGGACTTCGGGTCGGCCTTCCCCGGCGCGCAGGTCAAGGCCCTCACCGTCGGCCGCCGCTCCGGCGCGGCCCTCCTGGCGGCCACCCGGCTGCTCACCACCCGGATGCCGGTCCCGCGACTGCCGGCCGAGGCGGTCCGCGCCCACCGGAACCTCGCACCGGTGCGGGAGGGCGGGCGGGTGGAGGTGTTCACGTACCCGACGGCGGGCGCCGAACTGGACAACATCGCCGACGTCCTGCGGCGGGCCCACCTGGAGGACGGGGTGCCCTGGCAGGACATGGCCGTCCTGGTCCGCGCGGGAGGTCGCACCCTCCCGGCCATGCGCCGCGCCCTGATCTCGGCGGGAGTGCCGGTCGAGACGGACGGCGCGGACACGCCCCTGCGCCACGAACCGGCGGTCGCCCCCCTCCTGACGGCCCTGCGCGTCTCGGCCACCGAGGCCGAACCGGGCGCGGACCTCCCGGAAGCCGAGCCCGCCGCGGCCGAGCCCGGCTTGGGGCAGAGCCCCGCCGTGTCCGACGCCGTCGAAGCGGGCCCGGGGCAGGCCGCGGACCCCGGCGTGTCCCACGCCGTCGGGTCCGACCCGGGGCGGAGCCCCGAAGCCCCGACCGGCTCCGCGGACCCGGCACCGGCCGTCCCGTCCGCTCCGCAGGAAGGGGCCGACGCGGTCGAGCTGGGCCCGGGCGGGCGCGTCGGCGAGCTCTCTCGGGCCTTCGGGGCGGGTGGGCGGGAAGCCCCACCTGCCGAAGGCGAGCCCGACGCCGTCGAAGCGGGCTCGGGGCGGAGCCCCGGCGACCCCGGCGACCCCGGCGTGTCCGGCGTGTCCGGCGTGTCCGACGCCGTCGGGTCCGACCCGGGGCGGAGCCCCGAAGCCCCGACCGGCTCCGCCGACGCGTCGCCGTCCGCTCTGCAGGACCAGCCCGACGCCGTCGAAGCGGGCCCGGGGCGGAGCTCCGTGGGTCCCGCCGACCCCGCCGGAGGCGTCACCGTCGAGGCCGCCCTCACGCTGCTCGCCTCGCCCCTCGGCGGGATGGACGCCGCCGACCTGCGACGGCTCGGCCGCGCCCTGCGCGAAGAGGAGCGCGCCGCCGGCGTCAAGGTGCCCGCGCCCTCCGACGTACTCCTCGCCCGCGCCCTCGCCGAGCCCGAGCGGCTCACCGCCCACGACCCCGCCTACGCCCGCGGCGCCCAGCGCCTCGGCCTGCTCCTGCGCAAGGCCCGCGAACTGCTCCAGGGCGGCGGCACCGCCGAGGAGGCCCTGTGGGTCCTCTGGGACGGCACGCCCTGGCCGCAGCGGCTGGAGCGCAGCGCCCGCCGCGGCGGCCCGGCCGGCCGCAACGCCGACCGCGACCTCGACGCGGTCTGCGCCCTCTTCGACACCGCCGCCCGTGCCGAGGAACGCACCGGAGGCCGCGGCGCGCTCAACTTCCTCGAACAACTGGAGGCGGAGGACATCGCCGCCGACACGTTGACGGCCCGCGCCACCCGCTCCGACGCCGTCCGGCTGATGACCGCGCACCGCTCCAAGGGACTGGAGTGGTCCCTCGTCGTCGTCGCGAGCGTCCAAGAGGGCTTGTGGCCCGACCTTCGCCGCCGCGGTTCCCTCCTGGAGGCCGACCGCATCGGCCGCGACGGCCTCGCCGAGCCCCTCACCCCCGGCGCCCTGCTCGCCGAGGAGCGCCGGCTCTTCTACGTCGCCGCCACCCGCGCCCGCGACCGCCTCGTCGTCACCGCCGTCAAGGCCCCCGCCGACGACGGCGACCAGCCCTCCCGCTTCCTCACCGAGCTCGGCGTCCCCCCGCGGGACGTCACCGCCCGCCCCCGCCGCCCCCTCGCCGTCGCCGCGCTCGTCGCCGAGCTGCGCGCCACCACCGTCGACCCCGCCGCCTCGCCCGCCCTGCGCGACGCGGCCGCCCGCCGCCTCGCCCGCCTTGCCGCGCTCACCGACGACGAGGACCGCCCGTTGGTCCCCGCCGCGCACCCGCAGCGCTGGTGGGGCCTGTACGAGCCCACCCGCAGCAGCGTCCCCCTCCGCGACCGGGACCGGCCCGTCGCCCTGTCCGGCAGCGCCCTGGAGCAGCTCGCCAACACCTGCTCCCTCCAGTGGTTCCTCGGCCGCGAGGTCAAGGCCGACACCCCCTCCACCGCCGCCCAGGGCTTCGGCAACGTCGTCCACGTCCTCGCCGACGAGGTCGCCTCCGGCCGCACCCCCGCCGACCTCGCCGTCCTCATGGAGCGCCTCGACTCGGTGTGGGACGCCCTCGCCTTCGACGCCCCCTGGAAGTCCCGCCAGGAGAAGGACAACGCCCGCGCCGCCCTGGAACGCTTCCTGCGCTGGCACACCACCGACCGCGGCGGCCGCGCGGCCGTGGCCACGGAGCACGAGTTCGACGTCACGCTCGAAGCCGGTGAGGTCGCCGTCCGCATCCGGGGCTCCATGGACCGGGTCGAATCGGACCCGCAGGGGCGTGCGTACGTCGTCGACTTCAAGACCGGCAAGTCGGCGCCCACCAAGGACGAGGTCGCCCGCCACCCCCAGCTCGCCGTCTACCAGCTCGCCGTGCGCGAGGGCGCCGTCGACGAGGCCTTCGACGGCCTGCGCCCCGCGCCCGGCGGCGCCGAGCTGGTCCAGCTCCGCCAGGGCGCCGCGGTCCGCGAGGGCGGCGACGCGGTGCCCAAGGTGCAGGCCCAGCAGCCGCTCGACGGGGAGTGGGTCGGCGACCTGCTGGCCACCGCCGCGGGCCGGGTCCTGGACGAGCGGTTCGCACCCGCCGCGGGCCGCCACTGCGACCACTGCTCCTTCCGCAGCTCGTGCAGCGCCCGCCCGGAGGGCCGCCAGACCATCGAGTGA
- a CDS encoding MGMT family protein: MSEELPAYAERVLEVAERIPPGRVMTYGDVAEWLGEGGPRQVGRVMALYGGAVPWWRVVRADGLPLPGHEVRALEHYRTEATPLRLTAGGEPRLDMRRARWDGSPGQDGGQDGARDEAHT, translated from the coding sequence ATGAGTGAGGAGCTGCCCGCGTACGCGGAGCGCGTACTGGAGGTGGCCGAGCGTATTCCGCCCGGCCGGGTGATGACGTACGGGGACGTCGCCGAGTGGCTCGGCGAGGGAGGACCGCGCCAGGTCGGGCGTGTCATGGCCCTGTACGGGGGAGCCGTTCCCTGGTGGCGCGTGGTGCGGGCGGACGGCCTGCCGCTGCCCGGCCACGAGGTGCGCGCCCTGGAGCACTACCGGACCGAGGCCACCCCGTTGCGCCTGACGGCGGGCGGCGAGCCGCGGCTGGACATGCGCCGGGCGCGCTGGGACGGGTCCCCCGGACAGGATGGGGGACAGGACGGCGCGCGCGACGAGGCTCACACCTGA